Part of the Candidatus Omnitrophota bacterium genome, GGGGAATGAAAAAGAGAAATATGATAACTTTGTCAAAAACATCGAAACTCTGAAGGAAACAATATCAATAGAAAAATCGTTTCACAAACTCAGGCAGTTAATGGAAATTGAAAGCGGAAATGTTTCTACGGAGAAAGGATAACTAAATGAAAAAAGCATTGATCACGGGTATCGGCGGACAGGACGGGTCTTATCTGGCAAAACTGCTTCTGGATAAGGGCTACGAGGTGACGGGCATTGTCAGAAACCTGAACAGCGTTGACGACAAAAAATTTAAATACCTGGGGATAACAGGCAGGATAAAACTTCTGGAAGTCAATCTGATGGATCTGTCAAATATACTCAGGGTTTTGGGGAATGAGGATTATTCTGAAGTTTATAATCTGGCCGCGCAGAGCTCGGTGGGTTTATCGTTCAAGCAGCCGATAGGAACGCTGGAATTCAATATTATCAGCGTCGCCAATCTGCTGGAAGCGATCCGCATCGCCGGTCCTAAAATAAAATTCTACCAGGCATCCAGCAGCGAGATGTACGGGAATGTCAGCCGGGAGAACCTGCCAGTCAATGAAAACTCAATTTTTATGCCGGTGAGCATATATGGTATATCAAAAGCTTCCGCGCACTGGATAACAAACAGCTATAGAAAAGCGTACGGCATATTCGCATCCTGCGGAATTCTTTTTAATCACGAATCGGTGTTCAGGGAAGACAATTTTGTTACCAAAAAGATAATCAATACCGCTGTCAGAATCAGCAGGGGATTAGCGGACAGTCTGACGCTGGGCAATATGGATGTGCGCAGGGACTGGGGGTATGCCCCCGATTATGTCATGGCGATGTGGCTGATGCTGCAGTATAAAGAGCCGGCCGATATTGTCGTCTGTTCAGGGCAGGCGCACAGTTTGACGGAATTCGTGAAAACCGTATTCCAGAAACTGGATCTGGATTATAAAAAATATTTGAAAAGCGATACAAAATTCTACAGGCCGCTGGATTTGCAGGTTGTATACGGGGATAATTCAAAAGCTAAGAAATGTCTGGGGTGGGAGTACTCACTGTCATTTGAAAAACTCATTGAGAAACTTGTGGATGACGAGATACAATATCTTGACTGGCAGGCCGGAGCAAAAGGAAAATAGATACTGACAATGGCGCGGATTGAAAGGATATTGTTCATCGCCTCAAAGCAGTCCGACTATCTTGAAGACATTGCCTTCACTGGTTTGAGCGATGCGCTGGGCAGGGAAAATATTATTCCCCTGCGGGCGATGAGAAAGCATTATATCCCGACCCATCATTATCCGAAGGCCATAGCCTGCCGCCGGAATTTAAGCGATTATTTCAGCGACCTGCTTGCCGGAAAAAAAATGCTGTCCCGTGCGGTTTACGACTGTGTGATAATCGGATCAACGAAGAGAGACGCATTTGAGGCCTATGACAGTATGGCGCAGAAGATATCAAAAAACGCGAAGGTTGTTTATATTGACGGCGGCGATGAGTCTGAAGTCGGCGGAGATGCCTCAAGGCTCGGTTTCGCAGAACTCTACGGGAGGGCTTTTTCAAAAAGAGCGCCGGATGTTATATTCAAGAGGGAATATCTGAAAAATAAAAATTATCCCGCGAATGTTTATCCTCTGCCGCTCTCTTACGGCGGCCCGCTCGTAGACGGTGCGGGCGGCGTGAAAAAATACGATGTTGTTTTCTGGGCGGTGGATAATATTCCGGTGAGAGCGAAAGTGCTTGATTTTTGCGAGGGTAAATGGGATTGCGCTGAGAACGGCACCTCGCGGGGCCAGATATTTAAAAAATATAACAGAAAGGGGATCAAATATCTAAAAGAGCTTGCCGCCTCAAAGGTGTGCTATAACTTCCGCGGAGGGGGATGGGACACTCTCCGATACTGGGAAATCCCGGCAGTGGGAAGTCTTATGGTAAGCGGAAAGCCGGGCATAGTCATCCCCGATGATTTTGAGCACGGAAAGCACGCCGTGTTCTGCAAAGATGATCTCAGCGACCTTGAAGGTCTGACGAATTATTACCTGAAGCGCGATAAGGAAAGAGAAGGCATCGCCGCCGAAGGCAAAAAGCATCTTTTAAAATATCATCTCCCGCGCCACAGAGCGGAATATATTCTGGAGATAATAGGCAAAAGTGCCTGATTTGATCCGGAAAGTAATAAAAAAATATGATTATCGGACATGAAATTTGAAATACGGGGAAAGTTTGCTAAAATTAAAACTATGAAAGGAATCATTCTTGCAGGCGGGCGGGCAACAAGGCTTTATCCTGTGACAAAAGCCGTGTGCAAGCAGCTTCTCCCGGTGTACGATAAGCCGATGATCTATTACCCGCTGTCCGTTCTGATGCTGGCGGGCATAGATGAGATACTGATCATCTCAAGCCCGGGGGAATTGCCGAATTTCAGGCAAGTGCTGGGGGACGGCTCTCAATTCGGTATCAAACTCAGCTTTGCCGCGCAGGAGGAGCCGAGGGGACTGGCCGACGCTTTTATCATAGGGGAATCTTTTATAGGGCGCGACAGCGTGTGCCTGATCCTGGGCGATAACATCTTCTTCGGCAGGGGGTTCAGCGAATTGCTCGAATCGGCGGTATCTCTGAAAAAGGGGGCAAAGGTCTTCGCTTATTATGTCAAAGATCCCTCGCGTTACGGTGTCGCCGAATTTGACAAAAACAAAAAGGTCATATCGATAGAGGAAAAACCCTCAAAAGCTAAATCAAATTACGCGGTGACGGGACTTTATTTCTACGATAACGATGTCATAAATATAGCGAAATCGCTCAAACCTTCCAAGCGCGGTGAGATAGAGATAACGGATGTGAATAAGGAATATTTGAAGAGGGGTCTTTTGAGCGTTGAGCTCCTAGGACGCGGTTTCGCATGGCTTGATACGGGTACGCACGATTCTCTTCTTGACGCGGCGCTCTATGTGCGCACTGTGGAGGAGAGGCAGTTTCTCAAGATCGGATGCGTCGAGGAGATAGCTTTCAGAAAGGGTTTTATAAGCAAAGAACAGCTTCTGAAACTTGCCGGCGAAAACAAAACGGATTATGGAAACTATCTCGCTTTCGTGGCGGAAGAAAAATGAGATACAGGAAACTTCTTGTCACCGGCGGCGCCGGATTCATAGGGAGCGAGTTTGTCAGACAGAATGCCGGGA contains:
- a CDS encoding GDP-mannose 4,6-dehydratase, coding for MKKALITGIGGQDGSYLAKLLLDKGYEVTGIVRNLNSVDDKKFKYLGITGRIKLLEVNLMDLSNILRVLGNEDYSEVYNLAAQSSVGLSFKQPIGTLEFNIISVANLLEAIRIAGPKIKFYQASSSEMYGNVSRENLPVNENSIFMPVSIYGISKASAHWITNSYRKAYGIFASCGILFNHESVFREDNFVTKKIINTAVRISRGLADSLTLGNMDVRRDWGYAPDYVMAMWLMLQYKEPADIVVCSGQAHSLTEFVKTVFQKLDLDYKKYLKSDTKFYRPLDLQVVYGDNSKAKKCLGWEYSLSFEKLIEKLVDDEIQYLDWQAGAKGK
- a CDS encoding glycosyltransferase family 1 protein translates to MARIERILFIASKQSDYLEDIAFTGLSDALGRENIIPLRAMRKHYIPTHHYPKAIACRRNLSDYFSDLLAGKKMLSRAVYDCVIIGSTKRDAFEAYDSMAQKISKNAKVVYIDGGDESEVGGDASRLGFAELYGRAFSKRAPDVIFKREYLKNKNYPANVYPLPLSYGGPLVDGAGGVKKYDVVFWAVDNIPVRAKVLDFCEGKWDCAENGTSRGQIFKKYNRKGIKYLKELAASKVCYNFRGGGWDTLRYWEIPAVGSLMVSGKPGIVIPDDFEHGKHAVFCKDDLSDLEGLTNYYLKRDKEREGIAAEGKKHLLKYHLPRHRAEYILEIIGKSA
- the rfbA gene encoding glucose-1-phosphate thymidylyltransferase RfbA, whose translation is MKGIILAGGRATRLYPVTKAVCKQLLPVYDKPMIYYPLSVLMLAGIDEILIISSPGELPNFRQVLGDGSQFGIKLSFAAQEEPRGLADAFIIGESFIGRDSVCLILGDNIFFGRGFSELLESAVSLKKGAKVFAYYVKDPSRYGVAEFDKNKKVISIEEKPSKAKSNYAVTGLYFYDNDVINIAKSLKPSKRGEIEITDVNKEYLKRGLLSVELLGRGFAWLDTGTHDSLLDAALYVRTVEERQFLKIGCVEEIAFRKGFISKEQLLKLAGENKTDYGNYLAFVAEEK